Proteins encoded together in one Miscanthus floridulus cultivar M001 chromosome 16, ASM1932011v1, whole genome shotgun sequence window:
- the LOC136511712 gene encoding mediator of RNA polymerase II transcription subunit 33A-like isoform X1: MAAAVTELELVRRVMAAVKASAERGDPPLLQAAEAARCIREAPASAPGGLALSQALVTNLCFAHNTPAMWKLLDQAMLSRLVDPHHTLALLTPRVVPNRREQPEAYRLYLELLGRYAVAPVYPERMEKKDMLAKSIDSAMQLSHRFGFQHLDFGHTVILFVLSLVNMLIDCILDDCGLPITSADEHGNRNDMNFNGKGRSLDRGDEHREHLRRKNILMSIEVVEKVTANKIVQVFLRLVNRNTPENFNCLLRKLHLIGALKKKNTLSPYNLLDSLIMNIQNVISTDYQLDRKRLLGVPVSIQPCSSAVYSIFRAGKGSCWIPFDMFMENTMDGRHLHAISSVEYLTELSKTLQVLNRATWQETFQALWISALRLVQRGPDASEGPFPRLDSRLCMLLAIIPLSIATIVKEEVGNLEGETTSAIRGQLVSSLQILRQFFGLLSPPPAAVHLANSAARKAAVVLSNLKNGSENMYSSFKDSPSIKAVGNMLHLIVEACITRNLIDTSAYFWPGYVVPLKESSPVQESPWPSLVEGSPLIELKDALMVTPASSVAELEKLYSFAVSGSPEEKLAASKILCGASLLRGWNIQEHVVQMVLKLLSTFLPLDSGPEGRYVQDMPMLHALVSGISSIDTVHILSMYGLVPEVASMLMPLCEIFGSLPPSDHRSCKFEEASVYSVFSCAFLSLLRFWKFHRPPIENALSRRGVSLWSELRLDFLLLLRNNHSSSKNLSNVTQSSIFKLDTPFQKPVYIDSFPKLRAWYFQNQACIASTLSSACSRTTVLHVANMILKIICHNKVPKGGVLSVNPQSTENSSTSSSPAGVQEDMCQWPTLPAWEILEAVPFVLEAVLTSCAHGRLSSRDLVTAHAQYIEHYARRRRSWGTLLLLRQFSFFQ, encoded by the exons ATGGCTGCCGCCGTCACGGAGCTGGAGCTGGTGCGGCGGGTGATGGCGGCGGTGAAGGCCTCCGCAGAGCGCGGGGACCCGCCGCTTCTCCAGGCCGCCGAGGCCGCGCGCTGCATCCGCGAGGCCCCCGCGTCCGCTCCGGGCGGCCTCGCGCTCTCCCAGGCGCTGGTGACGAACCTGTGCTTCGCGCACAACACACCCGCCATGTGGAAGCTGCTGGATCAGGCCATGTTGTCCCGCCTGGTGGACCCTCACCACACCCTCGCCCTCCTTACCCCGAG GGTGGTGCCGAACCGGCGGGAGCAGCCGGAGGCGTACAGGCTCTACCTCGAGCTTCTAGGCCGGTACGCGGTGGCCCCTGTTTACCCGGAGCGCATGGAGAAGAAGGATAT GTTAGCCAAATCTATTGACAGTGCTATGCAGCTTTCACATAGATTTGGTTTTCAACATTTGGATTTTGGACATACTGTTATTTTGTTTGTGTTGAGTCTTGTCAACATGCTGATTGATTGCATCTTAGATGATTGTGGATTGCCCATCACCTCCGCTGATGAACATGGCAACAGAAATGATATGAATTTTAATGGCAAGGGGAGATCACTTGACAGGGGAGATGAGCACCGTGAACATCTAAGAAGAAAGAATATACTTATGTCTATTGAAGTTGTTGAGAAGGTCACTGCAAACAAAATTGTCCAAGTCTTTCTGCGGCTTGTCAATCGTAACAC ACCTGAAAATTTCAATTGTCTACTTCGGAAACTTCATCTTATTGGTGCTCTTAAAAAGAAGAACACATTGTCTCCGTACAATCTGCTAGATAGCTTGATTATGAATATACAGAATGTCATAAGCACGGACTACCAATTAGACAGGAAAAGGCTTCTGGGAGTTCCTGTTAGCATACAGCCTTGCAGTTCAGCTGTTTACAGTATATTCAGAGCTGGAAAGGGATCTTGTTGGATTCCTTTTGACATGTTTATGGAGAACACAATGGATGGGAGACATCTTCATGCTATATCATCAGTTGAATATCTGACAG AACTATCCAAAACACTTCAAGTGTTGAATCGGGCAACCTGGCAAGAGACCTTTCAAGCTTTATGGATTTCGGCTTTGCGACTAGTACAGCGA GGCCCAGATGCTTCGGAAGGACCATTTCCTCGTCTTGATTCACGGTTGTGCATGTTGTTGGCTATTATCCCCTTGTCCATTGCAACTATTGTGAAGGAAGAGGTGGGCAATCTGGAAGGGGAAACAACCTCTGCTATAAGAGGACAATTAGTGTCTTCACTTCAGATTCTGAGGCAATTTTTTGGTCTTCTTTCACCACCTCCAGCAGCTGTACATTTGGCAAATAGTGCAGCTAGAAAAGCAGCAGTTGTTCTGTCTAACCTGAAAAATGGGAGTGAGAACATGTACAGTTCTTTCAAAGACAGTCCCTCTATTAAAGCAG TTGGAAATATGCTACATCTTATCGTGGAAGCCTGCATCACAAGGAACTTAATTGATACATCTGCTTATTTCTGGCCTGGCTACGTGGTTCCACTTAAAGAATCCTCTCCAGTTCAGGAGTCTCCATGGCCATCTTTAGTAGAAGGGTCTCCACTTATAGAACTTAAGGACGCCCTTATGGTCACACCTGCTTCGAG TGTAGCAGAGTTGGAGAAATTGTACTCTTTTGCAGTAAGTGGGTCACCGGAGGAAAAGTTGGCAGCTTCGAAGATTTTGTGTGGAGCATCACTGCTTCGTGGTTGGAACATTCAG GAACATGTTGTTCAAATGGTGCTTAAGTTGTTATCGACATTCCTCCCTCTGGATTCTGGACCAGAAGGGCGATATGTACAGGACATGCCTATGCTACACGCTCTTGTATCAGGAATTTCTTCTATTGACACTGTTCATATTCTTTCAATGTATGGCCTG GTGCCAGAAGTAGCATCTATGTTAATGCCTCTCTGTGAGATTTTTGGATCTTTACCTCCATCTGATCATAGGAGTTGTAAATTTGAAGAGGCTTCTGTGTATTCAGTATTCTCATGTGCTTTCCTGTCCCTGCTTCGCTTTTGGAAATTTCATAGACCACCTATTGAGAATGCTTTATCAAGGCGTGGAGTCTCTCTTTGGTCAGAGCTCCGTTTGGATTTTCTCTTGTTATTACGTAATAATCATTCTTCTTCGAAAAATCTATCTAATGTTACTCAATCAAGCATATTTAAATTAGATACACCATTTCAAAAGCCAGTGTATATTGACTCATTTCCAAAGCTAAGGGCATGGTACTTCCAGAATCAAGCTTGCATAGCCTCTACACTTTCTAGTGCTTGCAGCAGGACAACTGTGCTCCATGTGGCAAACATGATACTGAAAATTATATGCCATAATAAAGTGCCAAAAGGTGGTGTCCTGTCTGTAAATCCTCAGTCAACAGAAAATTCCAGTACGAGTAGTTCACCTGCAGGTGTACAGGAAGATATGTGCCAGTGGCCAACACTTCCAGCATGGGAAATTCTTGAAGCTGTTCCTTTTGTGCTTGAGGCTGTGCTAACTTCATGCGCTCATGGCAGACTTTCATCCCGTGATTTGGTTACAG CACATGCACAATATATTGAGCACTATGCAAGGCGCAGAAGGTCATGGGGAACTTTGTTGCTCCTACGACAGTTCTCGTTCTTCCAGTAA
- the LOC136511712 gene encoding mediator of RNA polymerase II transcription subunit 33A-like isoform X2 has protein sequence MAAAVTELELVRRVMAAVKASAERGDPPLLQAAEAARCIREAPASAPGGLALSQALVTNLCFAHNTPAMWKLLDQAMLSRLVDPHHTLALLTPRVVPNRREQPEAYRLYLELLGRYAVAPVYPERMEKKDMLAKSIDSAMQLSHRFGFQHLDFGHTVILFVLSLVNMLIDCILDDCGLPITSADEHGNRNDMNFNGKGRSLDRGDEHREHLRRKNILMSIEVVEKVTANKIVQVFLRLVNRNTPENFNCLLRKLHLIGALKKKNTLSPYNLLDSLIMNIQNVISTDYQLDRKRLLGVPVSIQPCSSAVYSIFRAGKGSCWIPFDMFMENTMDGRHLHAISSVEYLTELSKTLQVLNRATWQETFQALWISALRLVQRGPDASEGPFPRLDSRLCMLLAIIPLSIATIVKEEVGNLEGETTSAIRGQLVSSLQILRQFFGLLSPPPAAVHLANSAARKAAVVLSNLKNGSENMYSSFKDSPSIKAVGNMLHLIVEACITRNLIDTSAYFWPGYVVPLKESSPVQESPWPSLVEGSPLIELKDALMVTPASRVGEIVLFCSKWVTGGKVGSFEDFVWSITASWLEHSGTCCSNGA, from the exons ATGGCTGCCGCCGTCACGGAGCTGGAGCTGGTGCGGCGGGTGATGGCGGCGGTGAAGGCCTCCGCAGAGCGCGGGGACCCGCCGCTTCTCCAGGCCGCCGAGGCCGCGCGCTGCATCCGCGAGGCCCCCGCGTCCGCTCCGGGCGGCCTCGCGCTCTCCCAGGCGCTGGTGACGAACCTGTGCTTCGCGCACAACACACCCGCCATGTGGAAGCTGCTGGATCAGGCCATGTTGTCCCGCCTGGTGGACCCTCACCACACCCTCGCCCTCCTTACCCCGAG GGTGGTGCCGAACCGGCGGGAGCAGCCGGAGGCGTACAGGCTCTACCTCGAGCTTCTAGGCCGGTACGCGGTGGCCCCTGTTTACCCGGAGCGCATGGAGAAGAAGGATAT GTTAGCCAAATCTATTGACAGTGCTATGCAGCTTTCACATAGATTTGGTTTTCAACATTTGGATTTTGGACATACTGTTATTTTGTTTGTGTTGAGTCTTGTCAACATGCTGATTGATTGCATCTTAGATGATTGTGGATTGCCCATCACCTCCGCTGATGAACATGGCAACAGAAATGATATGAATTTTAATGGCAAGGGGAGATCACTTGACAGGGGAGATGAGCACCGTGAACATCTAAGAAGAAAGAATATACTTATGTCTATTGAAGTTGTTGAGAAGGTCACTGCAAACAAAATTGTCCAAGTCTTTCTGCGGCTTGTCAATCGTAACAC ACCTGAAAATTTCAATTGTCTACTTCGGAAACTTCATCTTATTGGTGCTCTTAAAAAGAAGAACACATTGTCTCCGTACAATCTGCTAGATAGCTTGATTATGAATATACAGAATGTCATAAGCACGGACTACCAATTAGACAGGAAAAGGCTTCTGGGAGTTCCTGTTAGCATACAGCCTTGCAGTTCAGCTGTTTACAGTATATTCAGAGCTGGAAAGGGATCTTGTTGGATTCCTTTTGACATGTTTATGGAGAACACAATGGATGGGAGACATCTTCATGCTATATCATCAGTTGAATATCTGACAG AACTATCCAAAACACTTCAAGTGTTGAATCGGGCAACCTGGCAAGAGACCTTTCAAGCTTTATGGATTTCGGCTTTGCGACTAGTACAGCGA GGCCCAGATGCTTCGGAAGGACCATTTCCTCGTCTTGATTCACGGTTGTGCATGTTGTTGGCTATTATCCCCTTGTCCATTGCAACTATTGTGAAGGAAGAGGTGGGCAATCTGGAAGGGGAAACAACCTCTGCTATAAGAGGACAATTAGTGTCTTCACTTCAGATTCTGAGGCAATTTTTTGGTCTTCTTTCACCACCTCCAGCAGCTGTACATTTGGCAAATAGTGCAGCTAGAAAAGCAGCAGTTGTTCTGTCTAACCTGAAAAATGGGAGTGAGAACATGTACAGTTCTTTCAAAGACAGTCCCTCTATTAAAGCAG TTGGAAATATGCTACATCTTATCGTGGAAGCCTGCATCACAAGGAACTTAATTGATACATCTGCTTATTTCTGGCCTGGCTACGTGGTTCCACTTAAAGAATCCTCTCCAGTTCAGGAGTCTCCATGGCCATCTTTAGTAGAAGGGTCTCCACTTATAGAACTTAAGGACGCCCTTATGGTCACACCTGCTTCGAG AGTTGGAGAAATTGTACTCTTTTGCAGTAAGTGGGTCACCGGAGGAAAAGTTGGCAGCTTCGAAGATTTTGTGTGGAGCATCACTGCTTCGTGGTTGGAACATTCAG GAACATGTTGTTCAAATGGTGCTTAA
- the LOC136513570 gene encoding uncharacterized protein yields the protein MKLITWNYRGLGNGPVVHGLLNIQKEEDPDILFLSETKMEENKVKVFRWKLGMMNCFTKDCDGRSGGLALFWKNGVDLHVRAVSRLYIDVDVTENDGFIWWFTGFYGEPSSGKKDLSWRALRILNAARGRPWIRMGDFNEILLSCEKDGGVPRPQVCMDKFKEALDDCGLHDLGFEGDVFTWWNNSHTSEHYIHEHLYRAVADGEWRERFLGYRVINGDQRHSDHRPVIVNKEDLYGGENTHLRATFCFEAGWVEEEQCGVIIENAWKLATQVRGEKVENAVKGVASDLWDWSKNILGDLERRIKFARKKLELCRRMLISAHTVGERADFKV from the coding sequence ATGAAGCTCATCACGTGGAACTACCGGGGGTTGGGGAACGGCCCGGTAGTTCATGGCCTTCTGAATATTCAGAAGGAGGAGGACCCCGACATTCTATTTTTGTCGGAGACAAAGATGGAGGAAAATAAAGTCAAAGTCTTTCGGTGGAAATTGGGGATGATGAATTGCTTCACAAAAGATTGCGATGGGAGGAGTGGTGGTCTCGCACTCTTTTGGAAGAATGGGGTTGATTTGCATGTTCGAGCGGTCTCAAGGTTGTACATAGATGTGGATGTGACGGAGAATGATGGTTTCATCTGGTGGTTCACGGGCTTCTATGGTGAACCAAGTTCAGGTAAAAAGGATTTGTCTTGGCGTGCATTGCGTATCCTGAATGCGGCAAGAGGGAGGCCATGGATTCGCATGGGTGATTTTAATGAAATACTCCTAAGCTGTGAGAAGGATGGTGGGGTGCCTCGGCCCCAAGTGTGCATGGACAAATTCAAGGAAGCGTTGGATGACTGTGGccttcatgatctaggcttcgaaggTGATGTGTTTACTTGGTGGAATAACAGTCATACTTCTGAACATTACATTCACGAGCATTTGTATAGGGCTGTTGCGGATGGTGAATGGAGGGAGCGATTCCTAGGTTACAGGGTGATAAATGGAGATCAACGCCATTCTGATCATAGGCCCGTCATTGTGAATAAGGAGGACTTGTATGGGGGAGAAAATACTCACCTGAGGGCTACTTTTTGTTTTGAGGCGGGCTGGGTTGAAGAAGAACAATGTGGGGTGATTATCGAGAATGCTTGGAAACTTGCTACTCAAGTGAGAGGAGAGAAAGTGGAAAATGCGGTGAAGGGGGTTGCTAGTGATTTGTGGGATTGGAGTAAGAATATTTTGGGTGATCTTGAGAGGAGAATCAAATTTGCTCGTAAGAAGTTAGAGTTGTGCAGGAGAATGCTGATTAGTGCACATACAGTGGGAGAGAGAGCAGATTTTAAAGTATAA
- the LOC136513572 gene encoding uncharacterized protein: protein MEKVERLLKDLQLSEAEKKSVRIGSGSELKGKTDVALLKAFGKLLLERNIRPEVIEQALGWIWCPVRGIECKDLGDNFFLLTFGQAAGKRKAMEEGPWTVSKELMVVADFDGSKTLDEIDFSFIPIWVRVVNLPMGLMNKSTARVIGDEVGEYMEMEADGEADGIVAARFLRLKVRLDIRKPLMRGVTISLEEGVEDRWCPLSYEFLPEFCYCCGIIGHTDKVCKKKKGKDDVMPFNRELRFIPPKKRGGNDGGRGGDGRNFFLSGTRRDGR, encoded by the coding sequence ATGGAGAAGGTGGAGAGGTTGTTGAAGGATCTGCAACTTTCGGAGGCAGAGAAGAAATCGGTCCGCATTGGATCGGGGTCGGAGTTGAAGGGCAAAACGGATGTTGCACTATTGAAGGCGTTTGGCAAGCTCCTCTTAGAAAGGAACATCCGTCCTGAAGTGATCGAACAAGCTTTGGGTTGGATCTGGTGTCCTGTACGTGGGATTGAATGTAAGGACCTAGGCGACAATTTCTTCTTGCTCACCTTTGGTCAGGCGGCGGGGAAGAGGAAAGCAATGGAGGAGGGGCCATGGACGGTGTCGAAGGAGCTTATGGTGGTAGCAGATTTTGATGGCTCTAAAACCCTCGATGAGATAGATTTCTCTTTCATCCCGATTTGGGTGAGGGTTGTGAATTTGCCAATGGGTTTGATGAACAAATCGACTGCTAGAGTGATTGGCGATGAGGTGGGGGAGTATATGGAGATGGAGGCAGATGGGGAGGCTGATGGTATAGTTGCGGCTCGTTTTCTTAGGCTGAAAGTGAGACTGGACATTCGCAAACCTTTGATGAGGGGAGTCACGATCTCGCTGGAAGAGGGGGTGGAGGATCGGTGGTGCCCACTGTCGTATGAGTTCCTTCCTGAGTTTTGTTATTGTTGTGGTATTATTGGGCACACTGACAAAGTGTGCAAGAAGAAAAAGGGAAAGGATGACGTGATGCCTTTCAATAGAGAACTCAGGTTTATCCCTCCAAAGAAGCGTGGTGGTAATGATGGAGGGCGAGGGGGTGATGGCAGGAATTTCTTTTTGAGTGGTACTAGGAGAGATGGTCGCTAG